The genomic DNA CGTGTATTCAAATTCCACACTTCGCTGCGACTCGGCGTAACTGATGGAAGATAACAGCGGATCAGATGCGGTAGCAGAGGCACCGTTATAATGAAAATACGCATACCTTTCGGCGCCGTCCTGCACGGAAGCGATCGTTTGATTTGTATTAAAAGAAATGCTTATAGAATTGCCGAAACTATCTTCTATCTTTTCCAATTGACAATATTTATTGAAATAAAGTTTGTTGCCGGTTTTATCTTTAAGAACTTTATCCACTTCGTCATAGATCAGATTTTTTCCGCTTTCATCCGTAATTTCTTTAGAACCTTCCGCATTCAATTTCGTTTCGACCAAGATATGCTCGTTCCCGAATTGGTCAATATAAACATACTTTGCTCGCGGACTGTACTCATCAACGTTACCGATAGAATTGCAAGGGAAAACATATTGATGAAGATTCGTTTTCCAACCGTAACCGAGCCCCAAGTTGCTGCTGAAATAACCGGAGGAAGATCTGATATTTAAATTTGAAGCAAACTTGCTGTTGTAGATATGCGAGATTTCCAACGGCATTTTTTCACCTGCAAGCCGCACGTCTTCGTGCACGAATTGCAAATTTTGAGTATATAAATCCAAAATGCCCGTACCCGCCCTGTTTACGGAATTTTTTTGTTGCTTATTGCCGACGATCGCCCGAGTATTCGTATAAACCATCGATAAAACGGGAACCGCACCCTGATTCGCCGGAGTATACTCTCCCCAGAAGCCGAGAAAGCCCGGTTCGAATTCATCCTTCAATTTGAGTACGATACCCTTATTCAACGCATCGGCGCCCCGTTGGGCAATTCGCGTTAAATCAATTTCGATGTTCTGATCCGGCGCATAATCACGATTATCCGTATAAAATTTAAAGTAACCCTCGATTTCGGTGCCGTATGACGGCCTGGAATCCCATGTAACCGATTCCGGCGACCAGTTCGATGTGATACGCCTGATCTCAAGCTCTTCCTGATAATAATCAAATACTTGCAAATTTAAAGATGCATTCAGAATTCTGCCGTAAGAAACAGAAGGAACATTGAATTTAATGTAGGACATGATTCTTTCGCTTCCGGTATAAGCGACGATTCTGTTATATGTAGAATCGAAATATTTTCCGCTATGTTCCCACAAAGTGACGCTTTGTATAAACGATTTATCGGACGTAAATATCGTAGGATCGATCGTGACCGGAAATTCTCTGTCCGCCGATTCCATCCAATTCTTATCCGGTATAATTTTAAAAATATAACGCCCCGTCTGTATTTCTTCCAATTCGCAGACGACGTCGTTGCTTATCTCCCCTTTAGCGTCGTACATATACGCGGCGGGCATTGTAAAGATGACCTCTCGTTCGAAAGAACCGCTTTCATTGACTTTCGTAACAAAAAATTCGATCGAGTTTTGATTCTTAGAAAGTTCCAGTTCTAAATTTTCCGCTTTCAACAAAAACGCATATTCATAACTGTCCGATTTTTCTTTGACGATAATATTTTCTTTAACTTTCGCACTCGAAACAATGTACTGCAGATCCGTACCCGATACCAAATTTTCATATTTGACTTCATTGACTAATTTTCTTGCAAAATCAGTATACGTTCCCCCTTTGTCAGAAGCGCAATTTATAACTTTCGCTTCTGTCAATAATCGATCGGAAAAATCGCCGAGCGCATTTTCGGAAGTCTTTTGACCTCTTCCCAAAAACTTCCAAACGATCTTATGCTCGCCTTTTTGGATTCTCATAAGATTATTGTCATTAGCCTCTTTCGACAGTTTGACTTTAACGTTTCCGCAATGATTTTCATACCCCGAAAAATCTTCCGCATCTGACAGATCCCGCTCTACAAACGTAAATGTATTGTCTATCTCTTTGTATGTATGATCTTGCTCGTCCAGGTAATGAACCGGTTCATTGTAAAATACGGCTTTACAAGTACCGTCGCTCATCTTAAAATGTTTTACGTTTTCCTCTCGCATCTCTACATATTCTTCCACGATTTCGGCTGCTTTTTCGGATTTATCGCCAAGAAAAAGCGCATCCTCACGTTTGTTAATTTCTTCAGAAGTCATGTATTCGTTGACCTCGGGTGCAACTCCGGGTTCAATCATTCTATTCGATGAGTCATCCGAAATCATCTGTTCTTCTGCATTATTCCTCGTGTTTGCTAATTTCCCTAAAATTATTTTCTTCATTTTTTATCCTCTTTTTTTTAAATTTATTTCTATCATTTGTGGCGTAAAATAATTGTCTCCCGTTGAAATCAAACGATAATTCTTATCGTTTTGTATCGGGATCATTACGATACCGGGATTTCTCGGCATATTTAAGCCGATCAGGTCTTTCACGATTTCCGTAATATCGCTCACCAGATACCATCCTTCATTTTTTGTGACCGTCAGTTTTTCCGAAGGTAAAATCCTGCTGTTCCAGGTTGAACCGAAACTGCACCAACTTTCCGTCATCTTGTAGACGCCAAACTCAGTGTCCGCAGAATTGTAGCAAGACGAATACAACCTGGCGCCCGATATAATCATCGAATTTAAATCAACGAACTGCATAACATCCAATCTCGAATACAGCCATTGTGTACCGCACGTCTCCGAATTCCCCAAGACCGCGACCGCGCCGAAAGAATTATTCTTGTCGGGATTTTTGCTTTCGATCGTTGTATCGAAAACACATTTATTGGCATATAAATCCACGGTAAATAATATCGTAGAACCCGGCCGTTTCTCGAATGTAACGGTAACGTTATCATCGCTCATTTCCGCGGTACAACACAGCGGTAATATTTCCGAACCCGATGTTTTTTCCGCCAGAGGAGCAACTGTCGCGTATGGCAGAAATTCATTTGCCATACATGCGACGAAATGACCGTTCTGCATGAGTTTATCCGAATTTTTGTCGATTCGAAACGAAAATTTTTCTTGTTGCGTTTCGATCGCCACGCCGTTATACGTCAAATACATTCGGTTTGATTCATCGCATAGGCATTCCCTTTCGTTCCCCCAAAAATCTCTCACCGTCAGATGAGTACGGATATTTTCTTGCGGCAGAAGGAAATCCAATTTGCAAAAATTGTTTTTTAAAGATACACGATTCCCGCTTATCGTTATACGGGCATTGATCCCTTTACCCCAAAATTCATTCCCGTTTTTTTGGTAACTTAAATTTATCAATCGATGCTCCCGCTCGTCATAAATCGGGCATGAAAAATAGTAAGCGCTCATGCCTTCCTTTTCATTACAAAGGATCCTGAACGGGTTCAGATTTTTCCGATCGATACACAGATCGGCATTTTTGATTTTCTTTATTTCCTGCAATGGCGAATATTTCATAATTTCCCCGATTCATCCGTTAATTGATCGTAAAAAAGTTTTCACCTTTTTCCAACCGGTTTTCATAGTTCAGATCATCTTCCATCACCTCCTTAAAATCAGACGGCAGATCGAGTGACCGAAAAACATTATTGTGTATATTTGCCCGAGATTGCTTTGAGTAAATACCGCAATTTTTTATATTTCGAAATTGATTGTCCGCTACGATCGTATCCGAACAATTTACCATCATGACCCCGACGCCGCTTTTACAGATATCGGGATTCATTAAAACTTCCAAAATATTTCCGCATATCGTAACGGCACTGCCGACCGTATAAATGATACGCGCGTTACGACTGGTGGAAGTTAAAATATTGTCAGATAAAATGATTTTGTGTCCCTCTATCCGCACCGTCGTGCCCTTGATGGTATGCGTAGAAAGAATTTTACAGCCGTTTACTTTGGCATATTCTCCTTTCAAAAGCAATCCGATGCAACTTCCGCCCCATTCGCCTACGAGATTGCTGTTAGATATCAAACTGTACATTCCCTCGTCGATCATTCCGCAGGCATGCGCTTGTTCCAACGAAACACCCGTATTATGGCCGCCGTTCGCCTTAACGTTATTATTAGAAAACCGACAAAACCGACCGTTATTATACAAACCTACGGCACACTGGTCAGAGCCGTTTCCGCAGTTTCTTACCTCGATATACGTATCCGAAATCTGTATAGAATTTGCAAAATAGTTATGGATACCGTACACTTCGCACGGCAGAAGCGATTCTTTGGGCTGAATATGTATTTTGATCCTCGAATCGTTCACGGAAAGATTATCGGCCTGCGTATCGAGCGGCGTATCTATACCGCCGTAATTGGCGAGCGCCGCAGTATTGATCTGTTTCTCCGCATATATTTCTATGTTGCATCTATCGACAAGCAAGGAATGCCCGAAGTTATAAAGCCCGTACAGGGTGTGCGTCGTTGCTTCTCCGATATAACGGATTTGCAGATCCAATCCGATGATCCTGACATTTCTTGCCGTTTGATATAAAGTCAGAAAAACTGTTTTACAAGTAAGCGTTTTCAGATCGTAGAATATTTTTGCTTTCGAAAAATCCAGTCTGAGATTCGGTTTCGTGACCATAATCAGACTTTCCACCGCATTTTTGCCGAGCATAAAAAAATGCTTGCTCGTATCCTCAAAACGGAAAACGCCTTCAAACGCGACGGTGTCGAATTCTACGCAGCCGTTGATGATTGTTTCAATTTCACTCACGGACAGTTTCTCTTCTGCCCGAATCTTTTTGATCATTTTATTCCTCCTTTTTTTATGGATAAGACGACTTCTTTTCCAAAGTAATCGCCGAAATATACATAAGCGGATTATCGGGTAGGATAATCTTTTTTATATACGTTTCACTTTCCAGTTCAATCGTCTTGCAGTACATGAAAACGGTTGCGGAATCATCGCATTCCGCATGAAAGCCTTTATAAGTTTTGTAAACGTCCCCGAACTCTGCATAATACCTGCGGTCTGCCGCCAACCGCTTGCGGTTTTCCGATTTGACGTTCCACTTTACGTCGGAAAATCCGATCGTATAAGGGCGGAATCCCCCGTCAGACTCGATCAGGATTCTATCCTGAAAAATTCCCCATGTATTAAATCCGAAAACATGCACCCTGTCGCAGCATCTCTCCGCACGGATTTTTTGCGCCGCACAGTTTATCAGATGATCTCCCTTGTCATTTTTCTCGAATAACGCCTGACGTCCGTCTTTTTTCGTTTCACCGAATAAATAATTGCGCTCCTCCACGATTAAATTATGAATTCCGATACATTCGCCAGGAACAAACGTTGTATTGTCTGGGTATACCATTTTTAAATTGAAATACGGCTTTAAATCGAGATACGTCATTCCCATAATTGCCGCCCCTTTCTGTAAAAATGCGACATAGTATCATGAACGGATTTTTCCAGACTCAGAATTTCTTCCAGACGCCCTTTTATTTTTGCGCCCAACTGTTTATCGTAGCGGCGCATCACAATCGACTTTTGCGTTACGCCTAAAACGATGGATATATTATCAATAATCCGATCGATCAGAGCGGAAAGTTGCTTATCCTTTAAACACCGATCCAAACAATGCTTCTGAATCCGTTTCCTGTGGGCATATTCGCCGTAGAATACCGGAAGGGGTGCGGCATTTTCAAAATACCCCGCCTCGCGATCGTATATTTCCGACAAATGCGCGATCAGTTTCTTTAATATAGAATAACTTGCAGTAATTTCCTCGCTATAATTTTTGCCGATCACGAGCGGCCGAACGCCCGTCTTCTTTTGTATTCGTTGAACGGCGACAACCATGCGTTGATTTTCTTTCCCGAAACTTCGGACTGCTCCGCGGAACGCCGTTTCAAGCAACTCGAAACCGATACGGCTCTCTCGGTAAATCTGGCTGTTCAGATACATATGTTCCATCGCGATAAATTCTTTTGCGCCCAGATCGAAACCGTATAAGAGCAGATAATGAATGGTCGGCAATTTTTGATAGACGTCTTTGCGGTACGGCAATAAAGAAGCATCGACCGCGACGATGACGGGACGGTCCCGCCTGAGATGATACAAAGTATCCCGTACGACGTTCGCGCTGTCTCTCTTTGCCGTTACACGAATCCCCGTATATTCTTCCATTTCTGACGGGGAAAACAGTTCTAAGTCTTTGACTGCATACCCTTCTGTCTTCGGGTCATACGAATACAGCGGGAGATAATTCATCATAATAAAATTTTTATCGATGCCAAAATGAGCGTAGGCCGCGATCAGTTGATGGTAATAACAACTTCGGAAAAGATAACCGTTAAAAGGTTCTACGTTTTCCAGTTTTCGATACTCTTTACTCTGCGTTTTCATTTTGACACTCCTTATCTTCAAATAAACGAATTTTATACTTGTCAGGCATCAACACGGGTCCGAGAGAAACGCCGCCCGCCGTCGTATAAAGATCGTTGGATTCAAAATAAGCCCCGTCTTTGTCGGTGCCGACCTTCTTTTTGACCGTTACCTCCTCGACAATACAATCCCGAAAATCTTTTTTGAATCTTCTTTGCCCATGTTCGTCAACCGACGTAAATCGCAGATCCACGTAAGCGGTCATCATCAAGCCTATGCTTGTCCGATATTCCAGTTTTCCGACCATATAATCGATGGTGCCCTCCCGAACCTCGACATTGTGACGAACGCCTTCTTTCAGATAATACACGTTATATCCTCCCTGCTTTTTTGTACCCTCGATAATAAATCTCTGACCGTACGATATCCGTATACGTTCAATTCTTCATCTTTGAACTCGAAACCGAATGCTTCCTCCAACCCGACGATGACGGCGATGAAGGAAAGGCTGTCGAGATTCAGATCTTTCAATTCCGTATCCAGTTCCGGCATTTCGCCGCCGTTACAATTTTGCCATACAATATTCCGCACCGTATTTTCCGCTTCCATATCCGTCATACCGATCTTCTCACTTTTCCGCTCGCCGTTTTCAAGAGGCTGCCGACGATCTCTATTTTCTGCGGCCGCGCAAACGAAGGTAATTTCGCAGCGCAAATTTCGAACGCTTCTTCTTTGGTGATTTCCGCGGCCATTTTCACGCACAGCCTCTTACCCAAAGCGCCGTCGTTTTCCGCATAGAACAGGCATTCCCGTACGCGTTCGTCTTGCTTTAAAAGCGTCTCCATCTCTTCGGGATATATATTTATACCGCTGCGGATGATCATGCCGTCGGCACGGCCGAGGATATAATAATATCCGTCTGCATCGCGCCTGGCAATATCTCCCGTATCCAACCAGCCACCGACGATTTTTTGTTTCGTCAGACTTTCGTTTCCCAGATATCCGCGCATAATCCCGGGCGATCGCACAAACAGTCTTCCTTCGCATTGTCGTTCCCCCTCTAAACGCAATTCGACGTTTTCGATCGGTTTTCCGATCGAGCCGTACTTCGAGGCGAACATCTTCGGAGGCAATGCCGCCACGCGCGGAGAGGCTTCCGTAAGCCCGTAAACAGAATAAATATCCGCTTCGGGGAAAGCCGCGGCGAACCGTTCCGCATGTGCGGCGCTGAGTATCTCGCCCGATACGACGATTTTTTGCAGGACGCGCGCGTCTTCATTGAGAAAGGACGGCAATAAAAGATGCAGTAATGTGGGAGTAGCGCCGAATACTGTGATGCCCTGCGCCGCGATATACCTGACGATCCTCCGCGGCATAAAACTTTCCCCGTACAGATGGATCTCCGCCCCTTTATACAGGCCGTATAAAAATTCCCCCGTGAGTACCGCGCAATGCATCAACGGCCGCGCGATCAGCATTTTGTCGGTTTCGTCGATCTCGAAATATCCGCCGATCGCTCGGAGATTGGAAATAACGTTTTCGTGCGAAAGCATAGCCCCCTTCGGTTTTCCCGTACTGCCCGACGTAAACAGGATAAGCGCGATATCGCTGTCCATATCGTTCGCATTATGCTTTTCGAGTTCGCTGAGAATATTTTGGCAATAGTTTTCGCCATACGCTTTATTCAGAGGTACGACGATATTTTCCCGACGCAATCCTTTCAGTATCGAGATCGCCTGTTCAGCAAGACTGCCTTCCAGAACGGGCAGAATTTTTCTTTGCTTTCCGCCCTGTTCGACGATCTCCGTAAGTTGTGCGTAAGATATTCTTTCACTGCCGCAAACCAGAGCGGTTTTTTGTTTGAAAAACTCAAACCGATTCTTTAAAAATTTCCAGATATTCAAATACTTTTCCATGCCAATTCCACCAAATCCGAAACCGTTATAAGTTTTGCCGGGTCAAGATCTCCCTCGTCAAACGTGATATCGAGACGCTCTTCCATGTCCACGATGACGGCAACCAACGAAAGCGAATCCAGACCGCAATCTTCTTTCAGCCTGTGGCTCATTTCTGCACGCGCTGTTTCGCAAATGTTTTGAAGCGATTCCTGAACGATCTTTTTTAGTTCAAACTTTTTCATTTTTCTCCTTTGACATCAATTCTTCTATCCACTGTTTTTCCAAAATACAAAGTTTTTCTACGGCAGTTTTAAAATCTGTCTTCCGATGCCTTAAACGGCTGGCTTCAATGATCCCCGTGATTTTGCCCGTTTCATATATCAGATCATTTAACGATTTACTTTGCAATATGCAGTTGATTCTCTGCCTTGAAATTTTAAAGATCAACAGAGCATCGCGCAATCGCCGCAGATCGTTTCCGATTCCGCCGACGTCAGTTTCCCGATAGGGAACGCCTGCGATACTTTCTTTCAATTTTCTGTATTGCTCGGCGGGATCGCCCTTAAAATCAGATAAAATTCTGACGCTGATTTTAAAATCCGATAATGCGTCTATATCCTTTATGAGAACTTTTGAAGGCGGATAACAATCGTAAAATTCTCCTTCATACCCGAGCAGAAAATGATCGTCCCGCCAGGGCCGCAAGCCCGCGTTTTTATATTCGGGTTTAACGCGGTACATATAATATTGAAAAGCCGTATTTTTCTTGCACGGCAAATTTGAAAACTCCGCCATCTTTTTACGGGCGGCGATGCTCTGCACCCGTTCCAAACCGGCGTAAGACGCAAAATTAGTCTGCACGTTTTCCGTAAAATCAGAAATCAACCTGTGCAAAGGAATATAACTTTCCATAAACACTTCGTTTCGGTCGACATTGTGACGTTCAAACAATGCCAACAGATAGATCTCCACACAGGAAATCCCCAACGCTCTGCGTATCCTTTCAATCATACTTCACCTCTGCGATGCGCTGAAACAATCTTTTTTTCCATCCATCCGCAGGCTGACAGTCTTCCAATAAAAAGCGAAGCCTGTCGGTATCCTCAACGCGATCCAGAAACTCTACCGTCCAAAAATATCTTTTGTTATTATTTTCGGGGTCGATTACCGTTTCGAGTTCCTGCGGCACCTCCGTTCCGATCCCGATCTCGGGAAATAACCGTTTGGCATGATACAGCGCATAATTGCATTCTTTCTCTATTCCCAGTTCCTCTGCCAAAGCCCTGAATCCGGGCACATCGATTTGCGGAAAAAGTTTGTATATATCCAAATATTTATAGAGTTCGATATCCTTGTTTCTTTGCACCATACTCAAAACCGTCGCTTCCTTATAAAGATGCATACACAAAAACATAAAACAGTAACTTGGCGTCAGACCCGTTAATCCGTTTTCCAAAAGCGTTGTATTGCGCAAAAAACGATCCACTGTCCCGATATCCGACGAGGGCAGCCAGTCGAGCGAAAAATTCAGATCTATTTCTATGAACGGTAACAACTTATCCCCCGTCAATTTAAGATACGGAGCGGTTTCCCCTCTGTTCATGCGCCGCGAAAGGATCTCTTTGCGGGAAAAACGTTCGAGTTTGCCGTTTCTGTACAGCCCCTGTGCAAATCCGAGAGATTCCAACAGTTTTCCTGCTCTCCCGACGTCTTGCGAAGATATCAATATATCGATATCGTTACTTCCCCGTTCGCCCCGTTCGTACAGCGTTCCGCTCAATGCGGTTCCCTTTAAAAAGGCGTGTGCGATATTTTCCCGAACGAGGGCACTCTCGATTTCTTTAGCCGCCCTGAACAGATGCTCCTGCCGATATGCCTGATATTCTTTTTGTATGCCGAAATGCCTTTTGACCTGTGGAGGAAGATTGTATTTTTCCAGTTTTCCCGCCAGATATCCCGATAGCCTGTGAAAATCGCAAAAGCCCATAAAATTGTACCAATCCATATTTTCAAGATCGAGGCTTTCCGTCCGTAAAAAATTCAGAATTATATTCATACGCGTTTCTCCTTGATTATTTTATCGTTCAAAACTTTTTCAACCCACTCATATGCCGTGTTCGGTGCCTGAGCGGTATCTAAAACGATAAATCCGTTCGAATGCGCCAGTTTTTTAAATTCTTCCGCTACGCGTTTCAATAAACGCTCGTCCAGATGTCTTGTCGCTTCGGCAGGTCTTGCCTTAATGCGTGATATCGCCAGTTCAGGCGGAACATACGCCAAAAATACCAGATCGGGTTTTAAAATGTGTTTTGCCGCCTGAAAAAACCATTTTTCATTTTTATATCCCCTCGCCGACATATTGGCAACGCTGGTATAAATATATCTGTCGCATACGACCGTCTTGCCCGCTCTGAGCGCTGTTTCGATTTCTTCAAAGCCGTGCTGCATTCTGTCGGAAAGCGTCAACAACTGCATGGCTCGATAGTCTACGTCCCGATTGTTTTTGCAGTACATCATTTTCTGAAACAACTTTGTTTTTCTCGACATATCCGTCGGCTGTTTTGTGACGATGACGTTTTCCGCGCCGTATATCGATACCAAATAATCTTTGGCCATAGCGATCATGGTCGTCTTCCCGGCACCGTCCGTCCCCTCGAACACGATCAATTTACCCGGATAGCGTCGTCTTTTAAGTTTTACTTTCATCCTTGTTAACCTCTGTTTGTTTTTTCAAAACGATCCGCGCGGCAGGTTTGTCAGCGGACGTTTCTTGTTCTGTTTCCGTCGCAACGGGCATATCCCCGTTTTTCGCCGTATTGTCCGTTACACGCTTTTCCCCGAAAAACTTTTCGCATATCGCATAAATCGAAAGGCTTAAACCGGCGGAAGTAAGCGCAAGTACGGGGGTGTGCGCATTCCAATAAACGCCGGGTTCAAAGACGAGTCCCGTTGCCAAAGCGGATACCGAAAATCCCAAGACGATCGGCAGCAACGTGATATATTTATTCAGATGAATACCCTTAGGTTCTAACTTCGTTGAAAGATGTTTGATCGGAATTTTAACGATACCCGTAAGAACGTTGATAATCAGCGCCAATACCACGGTATCGATTCCGTACGAATCGATAACTTCCAAAATTTCCTGCATAATTTCTCCTTTTTCGTAAAATAAAAAAGCCCGGACAAATAAATTCCCCCTCTCAGGGTCATTCTATTTGTCCGGGCTTTCGCGGCTCTTTGACCGCCTGTGCCTCGTCACAAATTTGAGTTTCTTTTCGTTGTTCTCCGAATTCTGTTCATCGGCACGAACTCATTTTAAAAAGTACTCGATATGTAATTTTTCATACGCTATTCAGCCGCCCGGGTTAAAGTTTTTATCGACGATTTCCACTTTTAACTTTGTTTCATCTTTGTCGATGGTCACTTCACTCTTGCATTTTTTGCATTTGATTTTAAGATCCCGACTCTTTTCGATCTCGCAGATTTTAGCGCCGCAAGTGGGACAAAATACATTAGCAGACATACTCCACCCCCTCTGAATTTTTTTGAAACACGATCGGCTGAACGCGTTTTTCTTTTAATATTTTCAGT from Candidatus Borkfalkia ceftriaxoniphila includes the following:
- a CDS encoding DNRLRE domain-containing protein, giving the protein MYLTYNGVAIETQQEKFSFRIDKNSDKLMQNGHFVACMANEFLPYATVAPLAEKTSGSEILPLCCTAEMSDDNVTVTFEKRPGSTILFTVDLYANKCVFDTTIESKNPDKNNSFGAVAVLGNSETCGTQWLYSRLDVMQFVDLNSMIISGARLYSSCYNSADTEFGVYKMTESWCSFGSTWNSRILPSEKLTVTKNEGWYLVSDITEIVKDLIGLNMPRNPGIVMIPIQNDKNYRLISTGDNYFTPQMIEINLKKRG
- a CDS encoding cysteine peptidase family C39 domain-containing protein, which translates into the protein MKTQSKEYRKLENVEPFNGYLFRSCYYHQLIAAYAHFGIDKNFIMMNYLPLYSYDPKTEGYAVKDLELFSPSEMEEYTGIRVTAKRDSANVVRDTLYHLRRDRPVIVAVDASLLPYRKDVYQKLPTIHYLLLYGFDLGAKEFIAMEHMYLNSQIYRESRIGFELLETAFRGAVRSFGKENQRMVVAVQRIQKKTGVRPLVIGKNYSEEITASYSILKKLIAHLSEIYDREAGYFENAAPLPVFYGEYAHRKRIQKHCLDRCLKDKQLSALIDRIIDNISIVLGVTQKSIVMRRYDKQLGAKIKGRLEEILSLEKSVHDTMSHFYRKGRQLWE
- a CDS encoding acyl carrier protein, translating into MTDMEAENTVRNIVWQNCNGGEMPELDTELKDLNLDSLSFIAVIVGLEEAFGFEFKDEELNVYGYRTVRDLLSRVQKSREDITCII
- a CDS encoding class I adenylate-forming enzyme family protein is translated as MEKYLNIWKFLKNRFEFFKQKTALVCGSERISYAQLTEIVEQGGKQRKILPVLEGSLAEQAISILKGLRRENIVVPLNKAYGENYCQNILSELEKHNANDMDSDIALILFTSGSTGKPKGAMLSHENVISNLRAIGGYFEIDETDKMLIARPLMHCAVLTGEFLYGLYKGAEIHLYGESFMPRRIVRYIAAQGITVFGATPTLLHLLLPSFLNEDARVLQKIVVSGEILSAAHAERFAAAFPEADIYSVYGLTEASPRVAALPPKMFASKYGSIGKPIENVELRLEGERQCEGRLFVRSPGIMRGYLGNESLTKQKIVGGWLDTGDIARRDADGYYYILGRADGMIIRSGINIYPEEMETLLKQDERVRECLFYAENDGALGKRLCVKMAAEITKEEAFEICAAKLPSFARPQKIEIVGSLLKTASGKVRRSV
- a CDS encoding acyl carrier protein, with the translated sequence MKKFELKKIVQESLQNICETARAEMSHRLKEDCGLDSLSLVAVIVDMEERLDITFDEGDLDPAKLITVSDLVELAWKSI
- a CDS encoding nucleotidyltransferase family protein yields the protein MNIILNFLRTESLDLENMDWYNFMGFCDFHRLSGYLAGKLEKYNLPPQVKRHFGIQKEYQAYRQEHLFRAAKEIESALVRENIAHAFLKGTALSGTLYERGERGSNDIDILISSQDVGRAGKLLESLGFAQGLYRNGKLERFSRKEILSRRMNRGETAPYLKLTGDKLLPFIEIDLNFSLDWLPSSDIGTVDRFLRNTTLLENGLTGLTPSYCFMFLCMHLYKEATVLSMVQRNKDIELYKYLDIYKLFPQIDVPGFRALAEELGIEKECNYALYHAKRLFPEIGIGTEVPQELETVIDPENNNKRYFWTVEFLDRVEDTDRLRFLLEDCQPADGWKKRLFQRIAEVKYD
- the tmk gene encoding dTMP kinase, producing the protein MKVKLKRRRYPGKLIVFEGTDGAGKTTMIAMAKDYLVSIYGAENVIVTKQPTDMSRKTKLFQKMMYCKNNRDVDYRAMQLLTLSDRMQHGFEEIETALRAGKTVVCDRYIYTSVANMSARGYKNEKWFFQAAKHILKPDLVFLAYVPPELAISRIKARPAEATRHLDERLLKRVAEEFKKLAHSNGFIVLDTAQAPNTAYEWVEKVLNDKIIKEKRV